In the Octadecabacter sp. SW4 genome, one interval contains:
- a CDS encoding TraR/DksA C4-type zinc finger protein, which translates to MNENELANYRAALNAALAALDGEDALGRGGQKTVTLDQQAVGRLSRMDALQNQAMAKAQAGRRAVQRQRITAALARMEGGEYGYCAECGDDLDRARLDADPTVPRCLSCTRG; encoded by the coding sequence ATGAATGAAAACGAATTGGCCAACTATCGCGCTGCCCTGAACGCGGCATTGGCCGCTTTGGATGGCGAAGATGCGCTTGGCCGCGGTGGTCAGAAAACCGTGACGCTGGATCAACAGGCGGTGGGGCGGTTGTCACGCATGGACGCCCTGCAAAATCAGGCGATGGCCAAGGCGCAAGCGGGACGGCGCGCGGTTCAGCGCCAGCGGATCACGGCTGCGCTGGCGCGGATGGAAGGCGGCGAATACGGCTATTGCGCGGAGTGCGGTGATGATCTTGATCGCGCCCGTCTGGACGCCGATCCGACCGTGCCGCGCTGCCTGTCCTGCACCCGCGGCTAG
- the cysE gene encoding serine O-acetyltransferase: MANPRAKLSEVDPVWSQICKEAEAAIADEPLMGGLVHTSVLHHGSLECALAYRISMKLASPEMSDQMLREIADEAYADDHTLAEAARADLVAILERDPACHRYLQPLLFFKGFQAVQAYRLGHWLWQKGRRDLAYYVQMRVSEIFGIDIHPAAVIGKGLMIDHAHSIVIGETAVVGDNVSMLHSVTLGGTGKEEEDRHPKIEDGVLIGAGAKVLGNITIGHCSRIAAGSVVLMDVPPCKTVAGVPARIVGEAGCDQPSISMDQLLHDKA, translated from the coding sequence ATGGCCAATCCGCGCGCGAAACTGAGCGAAGTCGATCCCGTCTGGTCGCAAATCTGCAAAGAGGCCGAGGCCGCGATTGCAGACGAGCCGCTGATGGGCGGGCTTGTGCACACCTCTGTTTTGCACCACGGATCGCTGGAATGCGCGCTGGCCTATCGCATTTCGATGAAGCTTGCCTCGCCGGAAATGTCCGACCAGATGCTGCGCGAAATCGCCGATGAGGCCTACGCCGATGATCACACTCTGGCCGAGGCCGCCCGCGCCGATCTGGTTGCAATTCTGGAACGCGATCCAGCCTGCCACCGGTATTTGCAGCCGCTGCTTTTCTTCAAGGGTTTTCAGGCGGTTCAGGCCTATCGGCTGGGCCATTGGCTCTGGCAAAAGGGGCGGCGCGATCTGGCGTATTACGTGCAGATGCGCGTTTCGGAAATTTTCGGCATTGATATCCACCCGGCGGCAGTAATCGGCAAGGGGCTGATGATTGACCACGCCCACTCCATCGTCATCGGTGAAACGGCTGTGGTGGGCGACAATGTGTCGATGCTGCATTCCGTGACGCTGGGCGGCACCGGTAAGGAAGAAGAAGACCGCCACCCCAAGATCGAAGACGGGGTGCTGATCGGGGCGGGGGCCAAGGTGTTGGGCAATATTACCATAGGTCATTGCAGCCGTATCGCCGCCGGATCGGTCGTGTTGATGGACGTGCCGCCCTGCAAGACGGTGGCAGGGGTTCCTGCACGTATCGTCGGCGAGGCAGGTTGTGACCAGCCTTCAATTTCGATGGATCAATTGCTGCACGACAAGGCCTAA
- a CDS encoding pyruvate dehydrogenase complex dihydrolipoamide acetyltransferase, translating to MPTEILMPALSPTMEEGTLAKWLVKEGDTVSSGDLLAEIETDKATMELEAVDEGVVGKILIEEGSEGVKVNTPIAVLLEEGESADDIGAGSKPAATDTAKEAPKAETAAATATPAAASAAPAAPKGGDGKRIFATPLARRIAADKGLDLANVQGSGPHGRIIKADVEAAKPGQAAAAAPATAAPAAKGAAMAAGPSTETVIKMYEGRTFEEVKLNGMRKTVAARLTEAKQSVPHFYLRRDIHLDALLKFRSQLNKQLEAKGVKLSVNDFVIKACALALQSVPEANAVWAGDRTLKFTASDVAVAVAVEGGLFTPVLQDAENKSLSALSAQMKDLATRARDGKLAPHEYVGGSFAISNLGMFGIDNFDAIINPPHGAILAVGAGVKKPVVGADGELAVATVMSTTLSVDHRVIDGALGANLLNAIKENLENPMMMLA from the coding sequence ATGCCAACAGAAATTCTGATGCCCGCCCTGTCCCCCACGATGGAGGAAGGCACGCTGGCGAAATGGCTGGTCAAGGAAGGCGATACCGTGTCCAGCGGCGACCTTTTGGCCGAGATTGAAACCGACAAGGCGACGATGGAACTCGAAGCCGTGGACGAAGGCGTGGTCGGCAAGATCCTGATCGAAGAAGGCAGTGAAGGCGTCAAGGTCAACACCCCCATCGCCGTCCTGCTGGAAGAGGGCGAAAGTGCCGATGACATCGGCGCGGGCAGCAAGCCTGCCGCAACCGACACCGCCAAGGAAGCGCCCAAGGCCGAAACCGCCGCTGCGACGGCAACGCCTGCCGCGGCCAGCGCCGCCCCTGCCGCCCCCAAGGGTGGCGATGGCAAGCGCATCTTTGCGACCCCGCTGGCGCGCCGGATTGCTGCTGACAAAGGCCTTGATCTGGCCAATGTCCAAGGATCAGGCCCACATGGCCGCATCATCAAGGCCGATGTCGAAGCTGCCAAACCCGGTCAGGCCGCCGCCGCTGCACCCGCTACTGCTGCCCCTGCCGCCAAGGGTGCCGCGATGGCCGCTGGTCCAAGCACCGAAACTGTCATCAAGATGTACGAGGGCCGCACCTTCGAGGAGGTCAAGCTGAACGGGATGCGCAAGACTGTCGCCGCCCGCCTGACCGAAGCCAAACAATCGGTGCCGCACTTCTATCTGCGCCGCGATATCCATCTGGATGCCCTGTTGAAATTCCGCAGCCAACTCAACAAGCAGCTAGAGGCCAAAGGCGTCAAGCTGTCGGTCAATGATTTCGTGATCAAGGCCTGCGCGCTGGCCCTGCAATCGGTGCCTGAAGCCAACGCCGTTTGGGCCGGAGACCGCACGCTGAAGTTCACCGCATCCGATGTGGCCGTGGCCGTGGCTGTCGAGGGCGGCTTGTTCACACCCGTTCTGCAAGATGCTGAAAACAAATCGCTTTCGGCGCTTTCGGCACAGATGAAAGACCTCGCCACGCGTGCCCGTGATGGCAAACTGGCCCCGCATGAATATGTCGGTGGCAGCTTTGCGATCTCGAACCTTGGCATGTTCGGCATCGACAACTTTGATGCCATCATCAACCCGCCGCATGGGGCGATCCTGGCCGTGGGCGCAGGCGTCAAGAAACCTGTTGTTGGCGCGGATGGCGAACTGGCCGTGGCCACGGTGATGTCCACCACACTGTCAGTCGATCACCGTGTGATTGACGGTGCGCTGGGGGCGAACCTGCTCAACGCGATCAAGGAAAACCTTGAGAACCCGATGATGATGCTGGCCTGA